The proteins below are encoded in one region of Syntrophotalea carbinolica DSM 2380:
- the ppdK gene encoding pyruvate, phosphate dikinase yields the protein MAVKYVYFFGADKTEGGGQLRNLLGGKGANLAEMTAIGLPVPAGFTLTTELCTEFYRNDRRYPDGVREEVAENLRSLEMAMDKRFGDPANPLLLSVRSGSRVSMPGMMDTVLNLGLNDTTVQGLIDQSNDARFAYDSYRRFIQMYANVVLGMDGEVLEHILENMKETRGVDLDTELTADDLKQLVTLFKTKVKDTLGHDFPDDPEEQLWGAINAVFGSWMNPRAVTYRKLNSIPADWGTAVNVQAMVFGNMGNDCATGVAFTRNPSTGENYFFGEFLLNAQGEDVVAGIRTPQPIDKGSSDGQLPSLEEVMPECYQQLLDIRDLLEKHYRDMQDIEFTIENHKLYMLQTRGGKRTASAAVKIAVDMEKEGLIDKKEAVLRVAPEQLDQLLHPSLDPNACKEIIATGLPASPGAASGEIVFSAEDAENAAKLGLKVILVRIETSPEDIHGMNAAQGILTARGGMTSHAAVVARGMGKCCVAGCGSIKVDYKAQQFTTASGDVFKKGDVITLDGSTGEVMKGSVDTVQPSLTGDFGKLMEWVDQYRRLRVRTNADTPNDAAVARDFGAEGIGLCRTEHMFFEGDRIMAVREMILSEDVEGRKQALAKILPMQKGDFLGLFREMKGLPVTIRLLDPPLHEFLPHTDKELEELADVMKVPAKTLKHKVEYLHEFNPMLGHRGCRLGVTYPEIYDMQVQAIMEAACELIAEEGYEIVPEIMIPLVGHVAELKLLRARAIRTADEVISRYAAEVKYLIGTMIELPRAALTADEIACEAEFFSFGTNDLTQTTFGLSRDDAGKFLPSYVQREILPNDPFVTLDQDGVGQLVRIGCEKGRKSRPDIKLGICGEHGGDPSSVIFCHNAGLNYVSCSPYRVPIARLAAAHAALLEERG from the coding sequence ATGGCTGTAAAGTACGTATATTTCTTCGGTGCCGATAAAACCGAGGGCGGAGGCCAGTTGCGTAACCTGCTCGGCGGAAAGGGTGCCAATCTCGCCGAGATGACGGCTATCGGCCTGCCGGTACCTGCCGGCTTCACTCTTACCACCGAACTCTGCACCGAATTTTATCGCAATGACCGTCGTTATCCCGACGGCGTGCGCGAGGAAGTGGCCGAAAATCTTCGCAGCCTGGAAATGGCCATGGACAAGCGTTTCGGCGATCCGGCCAATCCCCTGTTGCTTTCCGTACGTTCGGGAAGCCGGGTGTCCATGCCGGGTATGATGGATACTGTCCTCAACCTTGGTCTTAACGATACCACTGTGCAGGGTTTGATCGACCAGAGCAACGATGCCCGTTTTGCCTACGACTCCTACCGGCGCTTCATTCAGATGTATGCCAATGTTGTACTCGGTATGGATGGCGAGGTTCTCGAGCATATCCTGGAAAATATGAAAGAAACCCGCGGCGTCGATCTCGACACCGAGTTGACTGCCGACGACCTGAAACAGTTGGTGACTCTGTTCAAAACCAAAGTCAAGGACACTCTGGGCCATGACTTTCCCGATGACCCCGAGGAACAACTGTGGGGTGCCATCAACGCCGTATTCGGTTCCTGGATGAACCCGCGTGCCGTAACCTATCGCAAGCTCAACAGCATCCCGGCCGACTGGGGTACTGCCGTTAACGTTCAGGCGATGGTGTTCGGCAACATGGGTAACGATTGCGCCACCGGTGTTGCCTTCACCCGTAATCCCTCCACCGGGGAGAATTACTTTTTCGGTGAATTTCTCCTCAATGCCCAGGGCGAAGACGTGGTGGCCGGTATTCGGACGCCGCAGCCTATCGACAAGGGTAGCAGCGACGGCCAGTTGCCGTCTCTTGAGGAAGTGATGCCCGAATGTTACCAGCAGCTGCTGGATATTCGCGATCTGCTCGAAAAGCATTATCGCGATATGCAGGATATCGAATTCACCATCGAAAACCACAAGCTCTATATGTTGCAGACCCGTGGCGGCAAGCGCACGGCCTCGGCTGCGGTGAAGATCGCCGTGGATATGGAGAAAGAAGGTCTGATCGACAAAAAAGAGGCGGTGTTGCGTGTGGCCCCCGAGCAGCTCGATCAGCTGTTGCACCCCTCCCTCGATCCCAATGCCTGCAAGGAAATCATCGCCACCGGCCTGCCGGCTTCGCCCGGCGCCGCCAGCGGCGAGATCGTGTTCTCAGCTGAAGACGCCGAAAATGCCGCCAAGCTTGGGCTCAAGGTTATCCTGGTGCGTATCGAAACCAGCCCCGAGGATATTCACGGCATGAACGCTGCGCAAGGTATCCTGACCGCCCGCGGCGGCATGACTTCCCACGCTGCCGTCGTTGCACGTGGTATGGGTAAATGCTGCGTGGCCGGTTGCGGTTCCATCAAGGTCGACTATAAAGCCCAGCAGTTCACCACCGCCAGTGGCGATGTGTTCAAAAAAGGCGATGTCATCACCCTCGACGGTTCCACCGGCGAAGTCATGAAGGGTTCCGTCGATACGGTCCAGCCTTCCTTGACCGGTGATTTCGGTAAACTCATGGAGTGGGTCGATCAATACCGTCGTTTGCGTGTACGCACCAACGCCGATACGCCTAACGATGCTGCCGTCGCTCGTGATTTCGGTGCCGAAGGTATCGGCCTGTGCCGCACCGAGCATATGTTCTTCGAGGGCGACCGCATCATGGCGGTCCGGGAGATGATTCTTTCCGAGGATGTGGAAGGCCGCAAGCAGGCTCTGGCCAAGATCCTGCCCATGCAAAAAGGGGACTTCCTCGGCTTGTTCCGTGAAATGAAGGGCCTGCCGGTCACGATTCGTCTGCTTGATCCGCCCTTGCATGAATTTCTGCCGCATACCGACAAGGAGCTGGAGGAACTGGCCGATGTCATGAAGGTGCCGGCCAAGACTCTCAAGCACAAGGTCGAGTATCTGCACGAATTCAACCCGATGCTGGGTCATCGCGGCTGCCGCCTGGGGGTAACCTACCCTGAAATTTACGACATGCAGGTTCAGGCCATCATGGAAGCGGCTTGCGAACTGATTGCCGAGGAAGGTTACGAAATCGTTCCGGAAATCATGATCCCGCTGGTTGGCCACGTCGCCGAGCTCAAGCTGCTGCGTGCTCGGGCCATCCGCACTGCCGACGAAGTGATTTCGCGCTACGCCGCCGAAGTTAAATATCTTATCGGCACCATGATCGAGTTGCCGCGCGCAGCTCTTACCGCCGATGAAATCGCCTGCGAAGCCGAGTTCTTCTCCTTTGGTACCAATGACCTGACCCAGACCACCTTCGGCCTGTCCCGCGACGATGCCGGCAAGTTCCTGCCCTCGTATGTACAGCGGGAAATCCTGCCCAACGATCCCTTCGTCACCCTCGATCAGGATGGGGTTGGCCAATTGGTGCGGATCGGTTGTGAAAAAGGGCGCAAGAGCCGCCCCGATATCAAGCTCGGGATCTGCGGTGAGCACGGCGGCGATCCTTCCAGCGTGATCTTCTGTCACAATGCAGGGTTGAATTATGTATCCTGTTCGCCTTATCGGGTGCCCATCGCCCGGCTGGCTGCGGCCCATGCTGCCTTGCTCGAGGAGCGTGGATAA